In Amyelois transitella isolate CPQ chromosome 3, ilAmyTran1.1, whole genome shotgun sequence, a single genomic region encodes these proteins:
- the LOC106136728 gene encoding uncharacterized protein LOC106136728 encodes MMNKLIEEVAEIKKQNIKIQKSNVQIENTLESLKNSNENMLKRIQLLEKERFDQQNYIVSLEKKIENMQQTSRPSNVEIRNVPAVQEESFTDLTAHLQNIGQALHVEIQPSDIRDTYRIGKNKIIVAEFQSVHLKNKVLAAARKYNKDHSGDQRLNTSNIGLAGDPTPIYISEYLAGSNRKLFYEAREYAKANNYKFCWTGNGNIYMKKDEQSKAIRVDCEITLNSLLTKQ; translated from the coding sequence ATGATGAATAAACTAATAGAAGAGGTCGCTGagatcaaaaaacaaaatattaaaatccaaAAATCTAACGTGCAAATTGAAAATACCTTGGAAAGCCTGAAAAATagtaatgaaaatatgttGAAAAGAATACAGCTTCTTGAAAAAGAGCGCTTTGATCAACAAAACTACATAGTCAGCCTAGAGAAGAAAATAGAGAACATGCAGCAGACTTCTCGTCCATCCAATGTTGAAATACGAAATGTTCCAGCGGTCCAGGAAGAATCGTTTACGGACCTGACGGCCCACCTACAAAATATAGGACAAGCACTACATGTGGAAATCCAACCCTCGGATATACGTGACACTTACCGCATaggaaagaataaaataatcgtTGCCGAATTTCAATCTGTTCACCTGAAGAATAAAGTTTTGGCAGCGGCacgcaaatataataaagatcaCAGTGGAGACCAACGACTCAACACTTCCAATATTGGCCTTGCAGGGGACCCCACCCCCATATACATATCCGAGTACCTTGCAGGAAGCAACAGGAAGCTGTTCTACGAGGCCCGAGAATACGCTAAAgccaacaattacaagttttgCTGGACCGGAAACGGAAATATTTACATGAAGAAGGATGAGCAATCGAAAGCGATTCGCGTAGACTGTGAAATCACGCTGAACTCTCTCCTAACAAAACAATGA